The sequence GCGGGCGAGGTGGGCCTCGGTGACCTCGACGGCCGTCAGTTCGCCGGAGGCGATCTTCTCGGCGATCTGCGCGGCCGTGAGCTTGATGATGTTGCTGTCCGTCATGGCGGTCACTCCTCCCCCAGGATCTGCGGCACCTTGAAACGCTGCTGCTCCTGGGCCGGGGCGCCACTGAGCGCCTGCTCGGGGGTGAGCGAGGGACGGACCTCGTCCGCGCGCATGACGTTCGTCAGCGGGAGCGGGTGCGAGGTCGGCGGTACGTCTTGGTCGGCGACCTCGCTGACGCGGGCGACCGCGCCGATGATGTCGTCCAGCTGTCCCGCGAAGTGGTCGAGTTCTTCGGGCTTCAGCTCCAGACGCGCCAGCCGGGCGAGGTGGGCGACCTCCTCGCGCGTGATGCCAGGCATGCAGCGATCCTCTGGGGTGAGTGTGTGTGGTTTGGGGCCAATCCTATGGGGCGGGGCCGGGTGGCCGTGAAACGGTTTCCCCGGTCACCCGCCCGTCAGCCCCGGCGGCCCTCCCAGACCTCGCTCTTGAGGAAGTGGTTGTCGTACCGGTCCTGCACCTCGAGGATGCTCTCCGGGGTGGCCTCACCGAGGCGGATGCGCTGGAGGTGGCGGAAGTACTCGAAGCGCTCGATGCCCGGTGCGAAGACGATGAGGATGTCCGCCGTGGAGTCCGGGAGGGCGGCGAAGGCGTGCGGTTTCTCCGGCGGGACGATGACGAGATCGCCGCGCTCGGCGGTGACGATGTCGTCGCCGGAGAGGATCTCGGCGGCCCCGTCGAGCAGGTAGAACATCTCTGCCCCGGTGTGGTGGAGGTGGGGCCGCGCGCCGTCGGCGCCCTCCGCCAGGGTGACGCGCACGGTGGACATTGCCCCTCCGGTCGCACTGTTGTCGGCCAGCAGCCGGACGCCGACGGGGGCGCCTCCGACCACCTCGGCATCGGCACCGCGGACGATCACGGAATCGTCGAACTCCGGCACGAACAGTGACATGACGTTTCCCCTTTGCAGTGTCCTCGGACCACGAGGAGCAGTCCGGCAATGATCAGTACAACGACCACGGTGGCGAAGTGGATCCCCAAGACGACGGCTTTCGTGCCGCCGCCTCGCAGGACGATCAGGCCCTTGACCGGCAGACGGGCGCGGGCGTCGCCGCGCGGGCCGGCCGGGACACCGTGACCGGCCGCCGGGATCGAGTACAGCCGGCCGGTCCTCCACAGCCACTTCAAGGGCGAGGACGCGATCATGGGCAAGAAGAACTGAGCGCCCCGCACGAGGCGCGCGGAACCGCGGAGCTACTCGGCTGCGGGCAGCGCGGCACGGGGCCGCTGCCACCCGCGTGAGCCCCGTGCCCGCAGCCAGGCGGTGGTCTCCTCCGCGGGCATCGCGGCCGCGACGAGCCAGCCCTGCACCGCGTCACAGCCCATGTCCCGCAGCCGCTCCCACGTCTCGTCGTCCTCCACGCCCTCGGCGACGACGAGCAGCCCCAGCGAGTGAGCCAGGTCGACGGTGCAGCGCACGATCTCCGCGTCCTCGGTGTCGACGGCCAGCCGGGCCACGAAGGAGCGGTCGATCTTCAGCTCGCTCACCGGCAGGCGCCGCAGATGGACCAGGGAGGAGTACCCGGTGCCGAAGTCGTCCAGGGACATCTTCACCCCGTGCCCGGTGAGGCCGGCGAGGGTGTCGGCGGCGCGCTGCGGGTCCTCGAGGAGGACGTGCTCGGTTATCTCCAGCTGCAGGGCGCCCGCCGGGACCCCGTGCCGGGCCAGCCGGGCCGCGACCGATCCGGCGAAGCCGGGGGTGTGGACGTCGCGCGGGGAGACGTTGACGGCGACCGGCACCCGCAGGCCCTGGGCCCGCCAGCGGGCGACCTGGCCGAGCGCGGTCTCGAGGACGTACTCGGTGAGATGGGGCATCAGCCCGGAGGACTCGGCGATCGCTATGAACTCGTCCGGCGGCACCTTCCCGCGCTCGGGATGCACCCAGCGCACCAGTGCCTCCAGGCCGGCGACCTGGCCGTCGAAGCGGACCTTGGGCTGGTAGTGCAGCTGCACCTCGTGCGCGTCCAGCGCCCGGCGCAGATCGCCCAGCAGGCCGAGCCGGTCCGGGGTGTTGGAGTCGCGCTTGGACTCGTACACCTCGACGCCCGTACGGTCCCGCTTCGCCTGGTACATCGCCACATCGGCCCGGCGCAGCAGCCCTTCGGCGTCCAGGGCGTGGTCGGGGAAGACGGCGACGCCGGCGCTGGCCTCCAGGACGAGCGTGAGGCCGTCCAGGTCGAGGGGGGAGCTGAGGGCGGCGACGAGGCCGCGGGCGACGCGGGTGGCCGACGTGGTGGAGTCGGCTACGGGCAGTAAGACCGCGAATTCGTCCCCGCCGAGCCGCGCGGCCTCCGCTCCCCGCGGCAGCGCGAGCCGCAGCCGGTCCGCTATCTGGAGCAGCAGCCGGTCACCGGCCAGATGACCGAGGGTGTCGTTCACCGACCGGAAACGATCGAGGTCGATCAGCATGAGGGCGGAGCGGGCGCCGATCCGTTCGGCGTCGTCGAGGGCGGTCCAGATCCGCTCCAGCAGCCACTGCCGGTTGGGCAGCCCGGTCAGCGGGTCGCGCAACTGCTCCTCGGCACGCGCGCGGGCCATCCACAGGGTGGAGTCGAGGGCGATGAGCGGGATGGCGAACAGCGGCAGCAGGATCGGCTGGGCGTCGGCGACGACACACAGCAGGGGCGCGATACCGAGCAGCGCGACGGCGACCAGCCCCTGCCTGACCAGGGCGGCGCGGTCGACGGCGGGCAGCCTGCCGTCGCGCGGGGCGTGCAGGTACCACAACAGGCCGCGGCTGACCGCGAGGTAGGCGGCGGCGACCAGGACGACTTCGGGGGCGGCGGCGACGCTCCAGCTCCCGGGCCGCCAGGTCGCCTCGACGCTCGGGACACGGCCGCACGCGCCGAGCAGCAGGGCACCGGCGGCGATGCCGAGGATGTCCACCGCACCGTGCAGGACGCCCTGCCGCCAGCGGTGGCGCCGGGCGATGCCGACCAGGACGACGACGGTGAGGCTGACCATGCCGGCCGGCACCCAGCCGTACAGCAGCAGGACCGCGAGGGTGAGGGCGGCGCCGGAGCCGGTGCCGCCCCACCAGCGGGCGCGGCCCAGCATGACGAGGTGGCCGACGATGACGCCGGTGAGCAGGGCCAGCGACCAGCCGGCCGTGCCGCCCGGGAAGAGGGCGTGGTGGCCGGTGAAGGCTCGGTAGAAGCCGGCGCCCAGGACGAATCCGGCGGCGGCCACGACGGCCGCGGGCAGCGCGGGCCAGGACAGATGCCGCTCGGAGCCGGCGTCGGTGCCCGCGCCACCCGGGCCGCGGGCGGGCTCGATGGCGGCCAGGGGTATCGGCGGGTGGGCCTCGGCGACGACGCCCGGTCCGGCCCGGCGGGCCCGGCCGGATGCGCGCCCGAAGTCCCGTCCCGTCCACCGGGTCCCCCGCCAGGCACCCGCGCGACGGCGCAGGCGCAGCCGTGAGTCCGGGGCGACGCTCTCGGTCGGTTCCATTCCCGTCCCTCTCACACCCGGCGGTGCCCACGCCACGCGGCCCGATGTCCCACACCCATCAGCGGCTCCGCGTTGAAGAAACGTTCCCCGCGCCTTGGGAGCGCACGGGGATGCCCCGACCGCAGCTGGGCACGGCAGGCGCACACCTCAACAGTAGGCCGCGGAAGGCTTCCACGGGCACCGGTCGTCGACGGTTGCCCGAATGCGCCCGGGCCACCCGTATGCATCTGATATGCGCCGATCGGGTGGCCTTCAACCGCTACTCCTCGGTCGGAAGCGCGACTTCGGCCGCCGCGTCCGGGCCCTGCTCCAAGAGGACTCCGAAACCCTCCTCGTTCAGGACCGGAACCTTCAATTGCACGGCCTTGGCGTACTTCGATCCAGGGTCTTCACCCACAACGACGAACGAAGTCTTCTTCGAAACCGATCCGGTCACCTTCGCGCCCCGGCTCTGCAGCGCGTCCTTGGCGCCGTCCCGGGTGAAGTTCTCCAGCGTTCCGGTGACCACGACGGTGAGCCCCTCCAGCGGGCGCGGGCCCTCGTCCTCGCCGGTCGACCGGTCCTCGAGCGGGACCCCCGCGGCCTTCCACTTGCGGACGATCTCGCGGTGCCACTCCTCGGCGAACCATTCCTTGAGCGCGGCGGCGATGATGGGGCCTACGCCGTCGGTGGCCGCCAGCTCCTCCTCGGTGGCCTGTTCGATGCGGTCGAGGGAGCGGAACTCGCGGGCGAGGGCCTGCGCGGCCACCGGTCCGACGTGCCGGATGGACAGGCCGTTGAGGAATCTCGCCAGCGGGCGCTGCTTGGCCGCCTCGACGTTCTCCAGCAGGGCGAGGGTGTTCTTCTTCGGCTCGCCCTTCTGGTTGGCGAAGACCGTGACGACCTTCTCCTCGCCCGTCTTGGGGTCCCGCTTGGGCAGACCGCTGTCGGGGTCGAGGACATAGGCCTTGATGGGCAGCAGCTTCTCCACCGTCAGGTCGAACAGGTCGCCCTCGTCCACCAGCGGCGGGTCGGCCGGCTCCAGCGGGCGGGTGAGCGCGGCGGCGGCCACCGCGCCGAAGCCCTCGATGTCCAGGCATTCGCGGCCCGCGAGGTAGGACACACGCTCGCGCAACTGGGCCGGGCACGTACGGGCGTTGGGGCAGCGGAGGTCGATGTCGCCCTCCTTCATGGGCCGCAGGGGTGTGCCGCACTCGGGGCACTCGGCCGGCATCACGAACTCCCGCTCGCCGCCGTCCCTCAGGTCGACCACCGGGCCGAGGATCTCCGGGATGACATCACCGGCCTTGCGGATGACGACCGTGTCCCCGATGAGCACGCCCTTGGCCTTGACGACCTCCTGGTTGTGCAGGGTGGCGAACTCGACCTCGCTGCCCGCGACCGTGACCGGCTCCACCTGGGCGTACGGCGTGACGCGGCCGGTGCGGCCGACGCCCACCTTGATGTCGACGAGCTTGGTGTTGACCTCTTCCGGCGCGTACTTGTAGGCGATCGCCCAGCGGGGTGCCCGCGCGGTGGAGCCGAGGCGCCCCTGGAGGCGGATCTCGTCCAGCTTGACGACGGCGCCGTCGATCTCGTGCTCCACCGAGTGGCGCATCTCGCCGTCGTAGTGGGCGATGAACTCCCTTACGCCGTCGAGGTCGTCGACCACCCGGTTGTGCGGGGAGGTGGGCAGGCCCCAGGTCTTCAGCAGGTCGTACGCCTGGGACAGGCGGGTCATGCCCGTGAAGCCCTCCAGGGCGCCGATGCCGTGGACGACCATGTGCAGCGGGCGGGTGGCGGTGACGCGCGGGTCCTTCTGGCGCAGCGAACCGGCGGCGGCGTTGCGGGGGTTGGCGAACGGCTTGTCACCGGCCGCGACCAGGCGTTCGTTCAGCTCGAGGAACTTCTCCATCGGGAAGTAGACCTCGCCGCGGATCTCCACCAGGCCGGGGACGTCGTCGCCGTGGAGCCGGTCCGGGATCTCCGCGATCGTACGGACGTTGGGCGTGATGTCCTCGCCGGTGCGGCCGTCGCCGCGGGTGGCCGCGCGCGTGAGGCGGCCGTTCTCGTACGTGAGGTTGACCGCGAGGCCGTCGACCTTCAGCTCGCACAGGAAGTGGTACTTCTGGTCGCCGAGTTCGCGCGCGATGCGGTCGGCCCAGGCGGCCAGCTCCTCGTCGTTGAAGGTGTTGTCGAGGGACAGCATCCGCTGACGGTGCTCGACCGCGGTGAACTCCGTCGCGTACGACCCCGCGACCTTCTGGGTCGGCGAGTCCGGGGTGCGCAGCTCCGGATACTGCTCCTCCAGGGCCTCCAGGGTCTTCAGGAGTTTGTCGAACTCGGCGTCGCTGATGACGGGAGCGTCCTTCACGTAGTACCGGAAGCGGTGCTCCTCGATCTGCTCAGCGAGCTGCGCGTGCTTGTCACGTGCCTCGGCGGGCACTGCCGTCTCCGCCTGCTGCTTGTCGCCGGCCACCGTGTTGTCCTCCCGTTACTCTGGGTTGTCCGCGAGGGATCTCGCCGCCCGGACGCAGTGGGCGAGCACCTGGCGTGCGTAGGCGGGGGAAGCGCCCGCCAGACCGCACGCCGGGGTCACCGTGACAGCCTCCGCGAGCAGCCCAGGATGCAGCCCCAGCCTGCGCCACAACGTCCTGACACCCATGACGCTACCGGCAGGGTCTGACAATGGGCCGTCCGTGCCCGGCACGACACCGGCGAACAGCCGCGTGCCGGCCTCGACGGCCTCGCCGATCGCTTCGTCGTCACGCTCGGTGAGGAGCGAGAAGTCGAAGGAGACGGCCGCGGCGCCGGCCCGCCGCAGCAGGGCGAACGGCACGTCGGGGGCGCAGGAGTGGACGGCCACGGGCCCGCCGTCGTGCACCGCGACGACGTCCCGGAGGGTGGCCTCCACGATCTGCCGGTCGACGGCGCGGTGGGTGCGGTAGCCGCTGGCGGTGCGGACCTGGCCGCGCAGGACGGCGGTGAGCGAGGGCTCGTCGAGCTGGAGGACGAGCCGGGCGCCGGGGATGCGGCGCCGCACCTCGGCGAGGTGCAGCCGGAGCCCCTCGGCGAGGGAGGCGGCGAGGTCGCGGCAGGCACCGGGGTCGGAGAGGGCGGCCTCGCCGTTCCTCAGCTCCAGGGCGGCGGCGAGCGTCCAGGGTCCGACGGCCTGCACCTTGAGGTCGCCCTCGTAGCCCTGGGTGAACTCCTCCAGGGCGTCCAGGTCCTCGCCCAGCCAGGACCGGGCGCGCCTGGTGTCCCGGCCCGGCCGGTCGCCGATCCGCCAGCCGCTGGGCTCCACGCGCGCGTACAGCTCGACCAGCAGGCCGGCGCTGCGGCCGATCATGTCGGCGCCGGGGCCGCGGGCGGGCAGTTCGGCGAGGTACGGGAAGTCCTCGAAGCTGCCGGTGACGGTCTTGGCGGCCTCTCTTGCGTCGCCGCCTGGCATGGACCCCACCCCGGTGGCCGGGGGGAAGCTGAACGCGCTCTTCTCACTCACCTCGGCAGGGTATGCCGAACGTCCAGGGGGCTTCGCCCCCCGGACCGCCGGTCACCGCCCCGGCCGTACCGTCAGGTCGTTGACCTCCGCGTCCCTCGGCAGGTCCAGGGCCATCAGGATCGTGGTCGCGACCGACTCGGGGTCGATCCACCGCCCGGCGTCGTAGTCCTTGCCCTCCTGCTGGTGGACCTTGGCCTGCATGGGGCTCGCCGTGCGGCCGGGGTAGACCGTGGTGACGCGGACCCCGGCCGCGTGCTCCTCGTGGCGCAGGGAGTCCGCCAGGGCCTTCAGTCCGTGCTTCGAGGCCGCGTACGCGGACCAGTTGGCGCTCGCGTTGAGGCCGGCGCCGGAGTTGACGAAGATCACATGGCCGCGGGCCGCGCGCAGCTGGGGCAGGAAGTGCCGGGTCAGCTCGGCGGGGGCGATCAGGTTGACGTTGAGCTGGTGGTGCCAGGACTTGGGGGTCAGCTCGCCGACCCCGCCCAGGTCGACGACTCCGGCGATGTGGAGGAGGGAGTCCACGCGGTCCGGGAGGGTCTGGTGCGAGAACGCCCAGGAGAGCCGGTCCGGGTCCGCCAGGTCGCCCACGAGGGTGCGGGCGCCGGGGAACTCGGCCGCCAGTTCCTTCGCGCGGCCCGCGTCGCGCGCGTGGAGGACGAGTTCGTCCCCGCGCGCGTGCAGCCGGCGGGCGACGGCGGCGCCGATGCCGGAACCGGCGCCGGTGATCACATGAGTAGCCATACCCGCCATGCTCGCACCAGCGGCCGCCCGGCCCCGCGGCGGCAGCCGCTCATGCCGCGGACTCCAGGTGGGCCAGCGCGGCGGCCGGCTCCTTGGCGAAGAACATCAGCTCGGACAGCGGGCGCGGCAGGAAGCCCTCGTCCTCCATGCGGCGGAACTGCTGCTCGAGGCCGTCGTAGAAGCCCGCGGTGTTCAGCAGGACGACCGGCTTGTCGGTGCGGCCGTGCTTCTTCAGCTCCAGGATCTCGGTGGCCTCGTCCAGCGTGCCGGTGCCGCCCACCATGATCACCACGGCGTCGGCCTTCTCCAGCAGCAGCTTCTTGCGCTCGGCGAGGTCGGCGGCGATCACCATCTCGTCGGCGCCGGGCCGCGCCTTGCCGGAGAGGAACTCCACGGACACGCCCAGCAGCCTGCCGCCCGCCTCCTGCACCCCGTCGGCGACGACCTTCATCAGCCCGACGTTGGAGCCGCCCCACACCAGGGTGTGACCGCCCTTGCCGATCAGTTCCGCGAACTCGCGCGCGGGGCGCGTGTACCGCTCGTCGAGGTCGGCGGCGGACAGGAAGACGCAGATGTTCATGGCCCCCACCGTACGCGGGAAGAACCGGGCGCCCCGCGGTGCTCTCCCTGTATGGCTGAAGGACACACGATCACCATCGACAAGGGCGAGCAGCACGTGCGCGTGGTGCACGGCGACCAGGTGCTCGCGGAGACCGACCGTCCCCTGCTGCTGCGCGAGACGGGCTGTCCGGTGCGGTACTACATCCCCGCCGAGGACGTCCGTCTCGACCTGCTGACCCCCTCCGGGACCCACACCGTCTGCCCGTTCAAGGGCACGGCTTCGTACTGGTCGCTGCCGGACGCGCCGGACCTGGTCTGGGGGTATCCGGATCCGAAGCCGGGGGTCGCCGAGATCAAGGACCACTTCTGCTTCTACGAGGTGGAAGTGTCATGATCTCGCGCGGCACCGACGTGTCGTGAGCGATGAGTTCATGCCGGTGCGGCAGTCTGCACCGGCATGGACAAGAAGACGACTTCCCGCGACGGCACCGCCCTCGCGTACGCGGTGACCGGCCAGGGACCCACGGTGATCCTGGTGTGCGGCGCGATGTCCACCGGTGGCACCGTGGCGCCCCTGGCCGAGCGGCTCTCGGACCGCTGCACGGCCGTCGTCTACGACCGCCGGGGTCGCGGCGAGAGCGGTGACACGAAGCCGTACGCGGTCGAGCGCGAGGTCGAGGACCTGGCCGCGCTGATCGACGCCGTGGGGGGCGAGGCGGCGCTGTTCGGGGTCTCCTCGGGCGGCGCGCTGGTGCTCGAGGCGGCGGCCGGCGGGCTGCCGGTGCGCCGGGCAGCCGTGTACGAGGTGCCGTACGCCGACCGGCTCGAGGGCGGGGCCGAGCGGGAGGCCGCCTACAAGGAGCGGCTGCATGAGGCGCTGTCCGAGGGCCGGCGCGGGGACGCGGTGGAGCTGTTCCTGCGGCTGACCGGACTCGGCGAGGAAATGATCAGGGGCGCGCGCCAGTCGCCGATGTGGGCCGGCATGGAGGCCGTCGCGCCGAGTCTCGCGTACGACGACACCGTGATGGGCGACGGGCTGCTCCCGCGCGAGCGGCTCGCGGCCGTCTCCGTACCGGTGCTGTCGGTCGCGGGCGGGGCGAGCCCGCAGTGGATGCGCGAGGCGGCCCGCGCGGTCGCGGACACCGTGCCCCAGGGCACCTACCGGGTCCTGGAGGGGCAGACCCACATGGTGGACCCGCAGGTGCTGGGGCCGGTGCTGGCGGACTACTTCACGGCCCGCGCGTAGTCCTGGAGAGCTACAGCGCGGCCGTCGTCGCGCGCGTGGTCGTCGCGATCGTCGCCGAACCCACCACGCGCGTGCCGTCGTACAGGACGATGGCCTGGCCGGGGGCGACCCCGCGGACCGGCTCGGTGAAGGTCACGCGCAGTGCGCCGTCGGCCGGCTCCGCGGTGACCTCGGTCTCGCCGCCGTGGGCGCGCAGCTGGGCGGTGTAGGTGCCGGGGCCGGTCGGGGCGGTGCCGCACCAGCGGGGCTTGATCGCGGTCAGGGCGGTGACGTCCAGCGCGGCGGCCGGGCCGACGGTGACCGTGTTGGTGACCGGGGAGATGTCGAGGACGTAGCGCGGCTTGCCGTCGGGGGCGGGCGTGCCGATCCTGAGCCCCTTGCGCTGGCCGATGGTGAAGCCGTACGCGCCCTCGTGCGTGCCCAGCCTGGCGCCGGACTC comes from Streptomyces sp. FXJ1.172 and encodes:
- the gatC gene encoding Asp-tRNA(Asn)/Glu-tRNA(Gln) amidotransferase subunit GatC codes for the protein MPGITREEVAHLARLARLELKPEELDHFAGQLDDIIGAVARVSEVADQDVPPTSHPLPLTNVMRADEVRPSLTPEQALSGAPAQEQQRFKVPQILGEE
- a CDS encoding cupin domain-containing protein yields the protein MSLFVPEFDDSVIVRGADAEVVGGAPVGVRLLADNSATGGAMSTVRVTLAEGADGARPHLHHTGAEMFYLLDGAAEILSGDDIVTAERGDLVIVPPEKPHAFAALPDSTADILIVFAPGIERFEYFRHLQRIRLGEATPESILEVQDRYDNHFLKSEVWEGRRG
- a CDS encoding putative bifunctional diguanylate cyclase/phosphodiesterase; the protein is MEPTESVAPDSRLRLRRRAGAWRGTRWTGRDFGRASGRARRAGPGVVAEAHPPIPLAAIEPARGPGGAGTDAGSERHLSWPALPAAVVAAAGFVLGAGFYRAFTGHHALFPGGTAGWSLALLTGVIVGHLVMLGRARWWGGTGSGAALTLAVLLLYGWVPAGMVSLTVVVLVGIARRHRWRQGVLHGAVDILGIAAGALLLGACGRVPSVEATWRPGSWSVAAAPEVVLVAAAYLAVSRGLLWYLHAPRDGRLPAVDRAALVRQGLVAVALLGIAPLLCVVADAQPILLPLFAIPLIALDSTLWMARARAEEQLRDPLTGLPNRQWLLERIWTALDDAERIGARSALMLIDLDRFRSVNDTLGHLAGDRLLLQIADRLRLALPRGAEAARLGGDEFAVLLPVADSTTSATRVARGLVAALSSPLDLDGLTLVLEASAGVAVFPDHALDAEGLLRRADVAMYQAKRDRTGVEVYESKRDSNTPDRLGLLGDLRRALDAHEVQLHYQPKVRFDGQVAGLEALVRWVHPERGKVPPDEFIAIAESSGLMPHLTEYVLETALGQVARWRAQGLRVPVAVNVSPRDVHTPGFAGSVAARLARHGVPAGALQLEITEHVLLEDPQRAADTLAGLTGHGVKMSLDDFGTGYSSLVHLRRLPVSELKIDRSFVARLAVDTEDAEIVRCTVDLAHSLGLLVVAEGVEDDETWERLRDMGCDAVQGWLVAAAMPAEETTAWLRARGSRGWQRPRAALPAAE
- the ligA gene encoding NAD-dependent DNA ligase LigA; this translates as MAGDKQQAETAVPAEARDKHAQLAEQIEEHRFRYYVKDAPVISDAEFDKLLKTLEALEEQYPELRTPDSPTQKVAGSYATEFTAVEHRQRMLSLDNTFNDEELAAWADRIARELGDQKYHFLCELKVDGLAVNLTYENGRLTRAATRGDGRTGEDITPNVRTIAEIPDRLHGDDVPGLVEIRGEVYFPMEKFLELNERLVAAGDKPFANPRNAAAGSLRQKDPRVTATRPLHMVVHGIGALEGFTGMTRLSQAYDLLKTWGLPTSPHNRVVDDLDGVREFIAHYDGEMRHSVEHEIDGAVVKLDEIRLQGRLGSTARAPRWAIAYKYAPEEVNTKLVDIKVGVGRTGRVTPYAQVEPVTVAGSEVEFATLHNQEVVKAKGVLIGDTVVIRKAGDVIPEILGPVVDLRDGGEREFVMPAECPECGTPLRPMKEGDIDLRCPNARTCPAQLRERVSYLAGRECLDIEGFGAVAAAALTRPLEPADPPLVDEGDLFDLTVEKLLPIKAYVLDPDSGLPKRDPKTGEEKVVTVFANQKGEPKKNTLALLENVEAAKQRPLARFLNGLSIRHVGPVAAQALAREFRSLDRIEQATEEELAATDGVGPIIAAALKEWFAEEWHREIVRKWKAAGVPLEDRSTGEDEGPRPLEGLTVVVTGTLENFTRDGAKDALQSRGAKVTGSVSKKTSFVVVGEDPGSKYAKAVQLKVPVLNEEGFGVLLEQGPDAAAEVALPTEE
- a CDS encoding methionine synthase gives rise to the protein MSEKSAFSFPPATGVGSMPGGDAREAAKTVTGSFEDFPYLAELPARGPGADMIGRSAGLLVELYARVEPSGWRIGDRPGRDTRRARSWLGEDLDALEEFTQGYEGDLKVQAVGPWTLAAALELRNGEAALSDPGACRDLAASLAEGLRLHLAEVRRRIPGARLVLQLDEPSLTAVLRGQVRTASGYRTHRAVDRQIVEATLRDVVAVHDGGPVAVHSCAPDVPFALLRRAGAAAVSFDFSLLTERDDEAIGEAVEAGTRLFAGVVPGTDGPLSDPAGSVMGVRTLWRRLGLHPGLLAEAVTVTPACGLAGASPAYARQVLAHCVRAARSLADNPE
- a CDS encoding SDR family oxidoreductase gives rise to the protein MAGMATHVITGAGSGIGAAVARRLHARGDELVLHARDAGRAKELAAEFPGARTLVGDLADPDRLSWAFSHQTLPDRVDSLLHIAGVVDLGGVGELTPKSWHHQLNVNLIAPAELTRHFLPQLRAARGHVIFVNSGAGLNASANWSAYAASKHGLKALADSLRHEEHAAGVRVTTVYPGRTASPMQAKVHQQEGKDYDAGRWIDPESVATTILMALDLPRDAEVNDLTVRPGR
- a CDS encoding TIGR00730 family Rossman fold protein yields the protein MNICVFLSAADLDERYTRPAREFAELIGKGGHTLVWGGSNVGLMKVVADGVQEAGGRLLGVSVEFLSGKARPGADEMVIAADLAERKKLLLEKADAVVIMVGGTGTLDEATEILELKKHGRTDKPVVLLNTAGFYDGLEQQFRRMEDEGFLPRPLSELMFFAKEPAAALAHLESAA
- a CDS encoding DUF427 domain-containing protein, translating into MAEGHTITIDKGEQHVRVVHGDQVLAETDRPLLLRETGCPVRYYIPAEDVRLDLLTPSGTHTVCPFKGTASYWSLPDAPDLVWGYPDPKPGVAEIKDHFCFYEVEVS
- a CDS encoding alpha/beta fold hydrolase, with amino-acid sequence MDKKTTSRDGTALAYAVTGQGPTVILVCGAMSTGGTVAPLAERLSDRCTAVVYDRRGRGESGDTKPYAVEREVEDLAALIDAVGGEAALFGVSSGGALVLEAAAGGLPVRRAAVYEVPYADRLEGGAEREAAYKERLHEALSEGRRGDAVELFLRLTGLGEEMIRGARQSPMWAGMEAVAPSLAYDDTVMGDGLLPRERLAAVSVPVLSVAGGASPQWMREAARAVADTVPQGTYRVLEGQTHMVDPQVLGPVLADYFTARA